The following is a genomic window from Rutidosis leptorrhynchoides isolate AG116_Rl617_1_P2 chromosome 8, CSIRO_AGI_Rlap_v1, whole genome shotgun sequence.
gatgaagcattttcacaaatcttttgtaagtatgaaataagaaagaagattataggagtggtgaaaataaatgaaacggaagaggttaatttatagcaaaatatcagacatagcaatcgaggcagattacacatttaatcaaaggaaatcccaatttccttaaattccgaagaatcaaatcttatttagataatgaagattttctattccttaaattacgaaaatcaatcgttaatatgtcaagagttaagacgaatctatattcttcatttcactcttttatgataacttccctcatacgcttcgagtaattggattgtgttatccatattattcaacggtgataaaactctaattatcaactcatatacgtcatgaaaatatttttattgttagccatgacgacctcactcaaatttcgggacgaaatttctttaacgggtaggtactgtgatgacccgaaaattttcgaccaaatttaaacttaatcttatatgatttcgatacgataagcaaagtctgttaaactgaatctcaaaattcttgaactattcaattacctttcgtttattcacgatgatgcacgaataattatatgtaaatagatacatatactataacttgaaaacgtaactaagtgttgggtatatgatactgtgcattaatcttatttgattgattacctgattgatatatttaactacggagttaaaagattatgccaaacgattcaagtaaaagacatttactgagtctcttaaggattatgatatcattacgggtctctattgagaggtccacgttgatttgagaaatcattcatttttaacggtattcggaacaaatgataaagtgtttgtttaaataacgtaacttggacacatacaataataaggaatattaactgttggaattagatatatgaataacctgtgttatgtattttaaaaccgtgtttattaaatattgaatatatatatttaaatataatattaacttggtcataaaacaatctgttattatatatataataacaaataacgagacgatgatttatagaagtaaatgaccaaaatactcgaaagtttaagatatactttgagtggtatagtttaggaataatttaagactatattttgacaaaggtacgagtcgcgaaacgtaatgtacaagttttctcaacgtacgaagagacactcgaaaaaccggaaccgggacataagtcgcgtaataacgtacgacttatcggaacaaaaattacaagttaactatgcatgtgaatttaatataacatataattaattatataaattaaatatattatatatattattaattattatgtagacaaacaaaaatacaaaaaaaatgtgagctggattttggggccatgcgatcgcatggaaaataggcataaaacccatgcgatcgcatggggtcagatttcaggaaaagtctataaattcgatcgagttctggcataatgcacacacacatatccatctatattacactgtattatatttataatttatattattattattattattattaatattaagattattaatattaatcttattattattattattattattattattattattattattattattattattattattaatattaatacataaaatactacgacgaggttatgagcgtgtcacttttaaaacgAGTTTACGAGCAAGCTAATGCTAAGGAAATTgtgagttattgccaaggaggttatgggtaatgttcgggggtatatttatgaatcaaacctagtgtttatcatctccgttacgtctacatacttttctacaatattgaatctcaatattaatacgtaagcatttatattttatattttataaattaatagtgtatacatactagtgctcgagtgtatatatttatacatgcttgtatactaaattttgtcgttaaacagtttataatgaatcacgaattaaatacatatactactgctaaaaggtatatgatatacatgttttcggaaagctggcgaaaaatcaataacttttcatttagatatcggatagtttcgaagaacgaatcaaaagatttggtcaactgaattataattgacgttaattgaaattgcttttgaatctgcaattaggatttaaacaaattttttacgagattgataaaatggatttttgaatattaccagctgagtaaatgaatcattatataaaacacgtctcgtttggttaaacaactgtcaaaattgactttttgaaatgactttggataacttttgtgtgtcgatctcgagcattaggattgtgatacactatgaccttacctagcttgatagacatttattgaccaacatatgttctctaggttgagatctacgattatttaatataccgagtttcggtcacattttggtgaacaactttatatactgctaaggtgagtttcattactccctttttaattgcttttgcaatatatatttttgggctgagaatacatgcaatttattttaaacgcaatggatacaagtacatacttaattctatactgagtttgaaccaaaaatcccttagctttggtaactagtagctgccagtacataggatatggactggtgggcgcgaataacagtatatggatccatagggcttgacatccccgtccgagctagagcgctagccttttaacggacgtgtgttatttgagtttaggatacgttggtttgcgtgtattaaaacgaatggggtatttatcattataacgttaaagcttagttaccagggtgctctgttatgtagaatctattgataaacgtttctggatgaaacaactgaaatcttgtgatccacttttatatacagattatgcgaaacactaaaactatgaactcaccaacctttgtgttgacacttgttagcatgtttattctcaggttccctagaagtcttccactgtttgcttatatgttagacaagctatgtgcatggagttttacatggcatatttttcaaggaaacgttgcattcaccaaatcatcaccatgtatcttattttgactgcattgtcaacggaagtactgttgtaaactattatttatggtgattgtctatatgtagaaataatcaaatgtcgaaaacctttgatttaaatattcatttatggtgtgcctttttaaaagaatgcaatgtttacaaaacgtatcatatagaggtcaaatacctcgcaatgaaatcgatgaatgacgtgttcgtccatatggatttggagcgatcgtcacactcaataaataaataaagaccccatcgtattcgtattgatcagaattaatctcgacccatggtaccatgttgtcaaatgacgtgttgcgtacataaagtaccgtgttgtcaaatgacgtgttgcgtacaatcatgaggtcttataattaatcttctcatgttatttacgggtggtcctgaaatatataaaatcaaatcataagtaaatatatataaaatatcatattaattagcaaagatatgattagtttagttttactccaattaatttcgtagctaaactagctttggatacccaattttgttttagccgtagtttcttcaatataactccgtttttgttggttcaacttgccacttccttggatcgagtcattatttatgaatatgaactgtaaataccttagtttgcattcgaaatcacaggttataggtcaaactttggtgaatcttatgaaagtgatcatttccgttgtaaaaacaacatctagatgatcatttttacaaaaatacttacactttgagttacaccatgagatttttatatattaacatattcataagaaatatcattttttcagaatataaacttccaattcaaagtttaagatggtttttaattatccaacccaaaacagccctcggttgcactccaacgatgtagattcagttttaaggtgttctttgtaaaatcaagttgtatcttgttaagttagcatatcattataatatattacaggtcttgaagtattttaaaagtcaagttagaaggatctatttagtttgcaaacaagtttgaaatcattcaaactatgttcttgttgttataatttataactcaaaataagatagctttatgaatatgaatcgaataagattatgaataaggttactacctcaagttacttggataaagctactggaaaggaagtataattcttgatcttcaaagagtttttgaaatgggttcaaaagattgaaagtataaacttgaaatggatgatcttcatgaagtgttcttgtttggtttttcttatgataattttaggttgttttaaggcttataattgaagtgtttttgctgaattgaagtagtagaacaaaagcTTTCAATTGTGTATTTTTAGGGAGTAAAATCTTAGaataaaaattgaaatggaaatgatatagatatagatatataaaatgtcatatgtatatagatataaagagattccaagttgaaattttagctagaagtttaatactaaatgttaagagttgttaaacatgtctcccccatgagtaaaaaggttgaaaatgatgttttactattggtatatacgaatagtaaatacatccagaagttgtgtataatacgagtataaatacaaaattattttgtttatgtgtttaaagatgtctcatgagtcatatgtaataacaaggatgtcatttttcatgataaaaggttgaaaatgatgttttcctattagtatattccaatagtaaatacatctagaaactgtgtattaatacatcttaatacaatatatatatatttattttaacttagaagttataacgtcgttaagcgttatatatatatatatatatatatatatatatatatatatatatatatatatatatatatatatatatatatatatatatatatatatatatatttcgtttcgaagtccttaagttagtagtctcattttatgtatataatccattgttaatatatttaatgagatacttaattatcatatattcaagttagatataatccatatatatatatatatccatatatatacataagtatataattaatacaagttatgacgttcgtgaatcgtcggacaaatggatagtcaattgtttgtataaaactcatttcaaaagttttaaaacttgtcaaaattcattgcttatcatgacgaaattattaaatcatatagagaattggtttaaaataagttgaaattttccgggtcgtcacaaaaatacCAATGAAGTTTTAGCAATTGGATTCCCACCTTGATACCCTTCAATTACAAGCGTATACATTGGAGTGAATGGCAATAAAATAACGACGTTCTAAAATTGAACTATTCATGGATTAAGTCCATAATTCTAGTCTATTTAGTTGAAAAAATTAAGTTGAGACTATTCGTGTATTTTTGAGCAAATCACAAGAACTATCCATTTAATTTTGTataaatctatctatctatagttaatattaaaattctataatgatgatttcattattaggctaattcctttattaagaaaaaatcaaaaagaaaaaaaaaatcttgatgtcattaatctaaataattttgaattaaaattaaatcttattaattaattattattattaattattaaatcttactaataattattttaattattaaaattaaataattttgaattattttaattaattattttgaattgagtacgagaaggtataaaagttaggcataacgaaaccaattctaaatttatattttaatttacacttttaaagtaAAATGATAAtcgatattatctcttatgattggatgtagattgtttaatatgcacttcaggtgtttgatgaaatgtgcagctgacgagtttcttagttagACTCTGTGGTTccatgggtcattaaactaaataactttagcatttacgttcacttaacacTTAAAATGTATCATTAAACTGTTTTGATTAAACAAACTCGTAGTTCAACGAATTATTTCGGTATTTAAACTATAAAAGAACATAATGAAACTAAAATAAGTGACAGATCCATAATACTTGTATCCACGTGGGTCAGCCCGTGACTAAATTTGAGATCTAAGCGTTTTACTTCAATAATTGGAGACTTGCAATAAACTATTTATAACAAGAAGATATAATATAGGAATCATTGGTGACTTATTTTTGTCTTCATTTTTGGCGCATGCCTATACGACAGCGTGACAAGCACACCTTCTTTATTTGGAACACAAATATCAgtttttctttatctttattttgatCAGCTACAATATGTAgaacttatttttatatttttttttttaagtagtcTAAAAAGTATCTACCATtacccaaaaaaaaataaaatcatAACTTCTCTTTCAGATGTCACTTGACTTAGCAAACAATCATTTATGCAATAAATTATAGAAAACATGGATCATCAATTCAATTATTGTTTTCATTGTCATTTACATAATAACCATCTTGGTTGATTTCTAATCCTTTAGCTATTTAGATGTTTCAAATCGAAAAGATCACCTGATGGAGTGATGGGTGGTGTATATCATTATAATAGAACGTCTCTCAAATTTAAATCTTCCTAAAAACACATAGGATGATCATAAAAGGTCGGAAATAATCATTAAACAATCTAATTAGACTATGTacatgtaaatataattataataatcactATATTTAAATAAACTAATATGAAAAATCTCCTAAATATATAATCTCATTCCCTTGTTTCTTTTTTCGGAACatgaatactctcatttgtcacctacatattttgccccaaaaccttcaaattttgccccaaattctccaacttttgatccaaaatcttcaaattttgcccaaaaatctccaacttttgccccaaaatcttcaaattttgtccaaaaaaattgctacggtttaaatttttttttttacccctggtgaaaaaaaatcctagtttcgcctctgCCTACACACGCGTTAGAAGGAATTTTCCCGCATCCATCGCCCAAAGGGTATCCCTAATGCTTTTGGATTAACTGTTTGGCTCGCACATAGTGAAGGAAACCAAATGCACGATCTTGGAGAAAACCTCCCCTGAATTTGAACTCGCACCGATTTTTCATGGAATCGGACCCAGAACCAACTCAGACTTTTTACCACTCAACCAAAGGCTCGGTggtctttctcctatttgctgtattttaaagtataaaatactaaaatccacGAGTgtcaataaaataatataatagtcTTCTACAATTTTAAACCTTAAAATACTAACTCAAAGCGTGTCAATAAAATAATATTCCTGTACTCATTATATTTTAAGCCATAAAATACTAAACTCAAAGAGtgtcattaaaataaataaaatgctcTTATAACACTATTAATCTCTTTTAAGGTATtatctatgaatatatatatttccAGTAAAGTACACAAGTCCACCGTATGAATATAGTATCAAGAAATGttcaagattttttattttattttttggcagattttttattttattttttggctAAAAATAAGATAACTCGTATAGAAATGAAGACGTTTTCGAAAAGAAAACATCAACCGGAAAATACAACAAATCGGGTGTGGGACAAGGCTCGAATCTAGAAATTTACAAAGAAAATAAAAACTATCTATAACCGAGTCTCACCAGCGAGATCAAACAAACCAAACTACACACCTAGATAAACAAGGAATCAACACATAAACGCTATCAAACTAAAACAAGATAATAAACAAAGATAACAACAAAATAAGGAGCCACCTTGTAcaagtattatattttttttattttttatttttgattaGCGAGAAAACCTCTattaacgagcacattggctccccataaCCTCTATGGGTAATCAAGTCCCCCGAACGCGAGACCTAGTACCGGGTGAATTTCGCATTACGTGCATCCTCTTGTCATACTCCCTTTCTAAATGATTTGGCATAGCCATGAATCGAACCCGGTTGGAACTCGGGGGCACTCAGGTAAGCCTGCGTGGTTAAAGATTGACATCTGCACTAGTAGTATACCTATAGGCTCTGGTATTACTATTATAGTTCAGTCCATCTTCCCAAAATTCCTCCTAAAAATGGAAAAACTTTTTTTGACTAAGCTAAACTAACACAGCTAACCTGTAAATCTCCTTCCTTACCCAACAAATTTTTTAATTTTCTTATCTTTTAACTTAAAATAATTTTAATTTGATCTTTGTTTCTTTCACGCGATCATACAACATTACAAATATATGCAAGCTATAAAAAACTAGAGAATTTAAGAAGACTATATGTATTTGAATCCGTGGCTTATTACAATGGGAAAACAATGAGTCTAAATTGCCAATCAGCTGATTGAAGCATTAAATAGGCAAAGCATTTGCTTATACATGTTCGCTGAATGTTGCACACCTTTGTCGCAAAAAAATGGTAAATCAATTTCAATTGTATATCATATAATCTCCATCAAATCGTTACACCTATGGACCAGAAGAAAGTtttagaataaaaaaaaaaaaaaactaccaaaATGAGCATGATATAGTATAGCAAAGGATCTGTTTTAGAGCGAACACAATATTCTAATAATGGTGACAATTTTAACGCATTATATGAAAATAGTTTAAGTTAGGTAAATTTGTTGATTACAATAAATCAATTTAAACCGGATGTTAAAGTAAATGAAACAAATGGGTTGAAGCAAATGGGTTGACCCAACCCATCAGGTACATAGAAGGGACTTGATTTGACCAGAACCCATTTTGACATGTTACCCAATTCAATTGACTCGCCCAAATTGCCACGTCTTATTTCAAGATTAGCAGACTTATACCTGTATGGTCTAAAATAGGAAATAATTTTTAGAAAGTGGGACTGTTGTAGCTGCGGTGCATGTGAGAGGCACACCGTCTGCAGTCACTTCGTATGTCTCAGGATCAACGGTGATGGTCGGAAGAGAATCATTTAGTTTCATGTCTAGTTTTGTGAGTTTCCTAACATTCTTCACACTTGCCACCTTCTTATTGAGTCCGTAAAACGTCTTTATATTGCAGTCCATAGCAGCCTGTGGGTTCATTTATGACATCAGCTTTATGAACAAACTacatgtgtgtgtgtgcgcgcatgCGCGTAAGACTATAAAGACATATACGTGCCTTGCTGACGAAAGCAATGGAGTTGGCACTTCCAGCCTTGCCAAATGCTCCAAACATGGGTCTCATTATAACCTGTAACAAGTAGCAAGCTGTATTTAATAAACTTCTTAAGAAATGGCTGTTATTTGATTATTGGGTTAACGTGGGTTTTAACTTTAATAAGACTATATTTTTTCATTCGAAGTTCGGGTTTATTTCAAGTCAACTTAACAGAACTTTTTTTCTTCTACATGGAGTTATCATTCTTGAAGAAAGTGTCAAAAAGACATGAGACATTACAGGAATGAATGATTTTGAACGAATGATGAATCACTTATTCTTAAAATCGTATTGTACCGGTTCAGGAGTAGGTATACTAGCATTTGGATCACCCATGTTAGCCCATGCAATATCACCACCTTTAATCACCATTTCTGGTTTTGCTCCAAAGAACGATGGCTTCCAAATCACAAGATCAGCCAACTTCCCAACCTGCAACAGGTTTATTAATTTCTTAAATATTAATAATTCAAAATTATGAAATTAGAAATTAACGAGTGGACAAGTTGTGACTAAAACTCAAAACGTTTTTCTCATGTGACGCACCTCAACTGACCCAACATGGTCAGCACACCCGTTAGCTATCGCTGGATTAATCGTGTACTTTGCAATATATCGTTTTATGCGTAGGTTGTCATTATCTGGTATGTTACCATCAATACACCCTCTTTGTAACTTCATCTTGTGAGCTGTTTGCCAAGTTCTGGTAATTACCTGATACATATTCACACCAATTTTTTAGTATTAACatgtcataagttttaattaaagaaAATTAATTATTTTTGTTGAATAACTAACCTCTCCAATTCGGCCCATAGCTTGTGAATCAGACGATATAATGCTTATTGCCCCCATATCATGCAAAATGTCTTCGGCAGCAATTGTTTCAGCACGGATACGTGACTCAGCAAAATGGACATCCTCGGGTATGTCCTTATCGAGGTGATGGCATACCATCTGTTGAATACTGATAGTATGACAATACATAAtacaagaaaataataataataaaatattttattGAAAATTAACGTACCAGCATATCAAGATGCTCGTCTATTGTATTTTTGGTGTAAGGGCGTGTTGGATTCGTTGATGAGGGTAGAACATTTTTAACACCGCATACTTTAATGATATCTGGAGCATGACCACCACCTGCACCTTCACTGAAACAGAACCGATAACAAGGACCAACTCAGTTAAATTTACAAAAAGCAATGGAAAAAGTCGGCTTTATAAATAGTTCTTACCTGTGGTATGTGTGAATTGTTCTATCTCTAAATGCAGCAATCGTATGTTCAACAAACCCAGATTCGTTCAATGTATCAGTATGGATGTTAACCTATCAAAATTTAAAATCTTTAATGACGATAAAAAGTTAACTTAAATGTTTGTTTCGTTTAAAGGTTGTAAGAACTAAGCGGACCTGGATGTCATATTGGTCTGCAACAGTCAAACAGTTATCAATAGTAGCAGGAGTGGTTCCCCAATCTTCATGGAGCTTCAGTCCCATTGCACCAGCCCTTATTATTTCATGAAGCCCTTCTGGTTTAGCACTATTACCCTATAATGATAacctttttttaaatatatataaataaataaaataaaaaagtgtTCTCCAATTAACAAAATAAAAAAGTATACTTTCCCAGTAAACCCAAAATTGATTGGTATGTCATCAGTGGCTTGCAGCATCATTTTCATATGTATAGATCCAGGTGTACAAGTAGTTGCACGGGTACCATCAGCGGGCCCGGTCCCACCTCCTATCATCGTAGTGATACCTACACTCCATCATAAATTCACGATTATTCGGTTACTATAGATAATTGGTAGGTATCTAACAAACAAATATAAATCTTACCACTAGATATTGCTTCATATGCCAACTGAGGGCATATGAAATGCACATGGCAATCTATCGCGCCAGCTGTCACTATCATCCCTTCTCCAGCAATTACCTCTGTACTAGCCTGACCCAAAGATATGTTACAAATGTAAAGATAGCAATTTTAACCCATTAGCCCAAAATTTTCTCACTTACCCCAATGATCATGTTATCAGAAACGCCATTCATGGCATCAGGATTTCCTGCTTTACCAAGTGAAGATATATAACCTCCTTTAATACCAATATCTGCTTTGAAAATTCCCGTATAATCAATTATCAAGGCATTTGTAATAACGGTATCCAGGCAATCAGATGCAGAATACCCCGAAGCTTGACCCATTCCATCTCTTATAACTTTTCCTCCACCGAAAACACACTCATCACCATAAACAGCAAAGTCCTTTTCAACTTCAGCAAATAGGTCTGTGTCACCAAGACGAATTTTGTCTCCGACGGTGGGGCCATACATATTAGCATAACTCTCACGACTAATTTTAAAAGCCAGTGGAGATCCTTCAACGATGACACCATTACTGAAAATCGAATTACAagatgtatactttatatatagagagagagatatattcaACATTAAAGTAATAGGAGTATAATCTAACTTGGTACTAGTATCAGTTGAGTTGCCGAATCCTCTTGAATGCACGGATTCCATAACTGTTGCGACATTTGCATCGTTAGCAAGGTTGTCTACAATTGCGTTCCCTCCTCTGATAACTTGATTACCGCCAATCTTTACAAGAGTGACAGATTTTGAATCCCCTGGCTACAGAAGTAGGCAATAACGATTTAAATAAAGTGTCAAAAAAGTATAGCAACAGtaattaatattaaaacttaagAAAACCACAGTAAACTGCCCTATAAATAAATTTAGGGAATAGGTTTCATCATCTGACCTCAAATCTGATAGCTGTTCCCGCTGCTATATTTAGCCTCATGCCATATGCTTTTCTCCGATCAAAAATCAAACTTGGATTGACCTCAATGAAATGATAATGGCTGCCAACCTGAAAGTTGGGTAATTATCGTCACTCTGAGACGGGTTAAACATAAATATTTGGATACATGCTGTTAATTAAAAGGGAAACCTCTCATAATATCCTATCCCACAAAAAAAGAAAATATAGAAAGTAAACCACCTGTATTGGTCTATCTCCATTGTTTGTTACTTTGAGTATTAAAGCTTCCCTTCCCCGATTAAGCAATATGTGTCCATGTCCAAAGATTATTTCACCAGGGATCCTACCACCCTCTATTATTGGAAACTTATCCAGTGAAGGAActgcaaaaagaaaaagaaaatagaacataataataataatattaattaattaattaattagaattccATCAAGTTATGAATGTCTAAAGATGAAAATACAGATTACTTGCCTGGAAGAAAAGACCCATGTAAAGCAATATCCAAATTTCCATTTTCACATGATATCGGATCATGAACAGTAATTAACTTTGTACCATCAGGAAAGGTCCCCTCAACCTGCACATTATTTAATGAGACGATGTTTACCAATCCAATTACAGTATTACTAGAATAATAACTACCAATTTTTACCATAAAGAGCAATTACAATTTAGTTATAAGTTACCTGCACAGAATGTAAGAGGTGTGGAACTGTAAAAAGAACCTGTCTCCTGTTAAAGAAGAGAAACTATGTAAGATTGTAGACTTATGTCTAATTGATTGTTGAAGAAAAGCAACTTTTATAACGACAGCTAGAAGTCACTGACGGG
Proteins encoded in this region:
- the LOC139861199 gene encoding urease, which gives rise to MKLAPREVEKLMLHNAGYLAQKRLARGLRLNYSEAVALIATQILEFVHDGDKSVAELMDIGRQLLGRRQVLFTVPHLLHSVQVEGTFPDGTKLITVHDPISCENGNLDIALHGSFLPVPSLDKFPIIEGGRIPGEIIFGHGHILLNRGREALILKVTNNGDRPIQVGSHYHFIEVNPSLIFDRRKAYGMRLNIAAGTAIRFEPGDSKSVTLVKIGGNQVIRGGNAIVDNLANDANVATVMESVHSRGFGNSTDTSTNNGVIVEGSPLAFKISRESYANMYGPTVGDKIRLGDTDLFAEVEKDFAVYGDECVFGGGKVIRDGMGQASGYSASDCLDTVITNALIIDYTGIFKADIGIKGGYISSLGKAGNPDAMNGVSDNMIIGASTEVIAGEGMIVTAGAIDCHVHFICPQLAYEAISSGITTMIGGGTGPADGTRATTCTPGSIHMKMMLQATDDIPINFGFTGKGNSAKPEGLHEIIRAGAMGLKLHEDWGTTPATIDNCLTVADQYDIQVNIHTDTLNESGFVEHTIAAFRDRTIHTYHSEGAGGGHAPDIIKVCGVKNVLPSSTNPTRPYTKNTIDEHLDMLMVCHHLDKDIPEDVHFAESRIRAETIAAEDILHDMGAISIISSDSQAMGRIGEVITRTWQTAHKMKLQRGCIDGNIPDNDNLRIKRYIAKYTINPAIANGCADHVGSVEVGKLADLVIWKPSFFGAKPEMVIKGGDIAWANMGDPNASIPTPEPVIMRPMFGAFGKAGSANSIAFVSKAAMDCNIKTFYGLNKKVASVKNVRKLTKLDMKLNDSLPTITVDPETYEVTADGVPLTCTAATTVPLSKNYFLF